Proteins encoded together in one Desulfomicrobium apsheronum window:
- the yihA gene encoding ribosome biogenesis GTP-binding protein YihA/YsxC produces the protein MPSTVILEKTIYTIDQLGEMPLPQLALAGRSNVGKSSLLNKLTGRKNLAKISSTPGKTRSLNFYRVSPEEFYLVDLPGYGYARCSKTEREKWATLINRYLKNNPRLFGVVALLDSRLPPQALDIELITYIRAQGMDVFPVMTKADKCKQPVRSANQTAWQRLLGTEKPPLLISSHSGMNIDKLWQFFLEKFSAVQPHE, from the coding sequence ATGCCCAGCACCGTAATTTTGGAAAAGACAATCTACACCATCGATCAATTGGGAGAAATGCCGCTTCCTCAACTCGCCCTTGCCGGACGATCCAATGTTGGAAAATCGTCCCTGCTGAACAAACTCACCGGCCGGAAAAATCTTGCGAAAATCAGTTCCACCCCCGGCAAAACCCGCAGCCTGAACTTTTACAGGGTCAGCCCGGAAGAATTCTATCTCGTTGATCTTCCGGGATACGGATATGCCCGTTGCTCCAAAACGGAACGTGAAAAATGGGCCACGCTCATCAACAGATACTTGAAAAACAACCCTCGCCTCTTTGGTGTAGTAGCCCTGCTTGATTCACGCCTCCCGCCACAGGCCCTCGACATAGAGCTGATCACCTACATCAGGGCTCAAGGGATGGATGTATTCCCCGTGATGACCAAGGCCGATAAATGCAAGCAACCTGTACGGAGCGCAAATCAGACCGCATGGCAACGACTCCTCGGAACGGAAAAGCCACCTCTGCTCATCTCCAGCCATTCCGGCATGAATATCGACAAACTCTGGCAATTCTTCCTTGAAAAATTTTCCGCAGTGCAGCCTCACGAATAA
- the efp gene encoding elongation factor P — MLATSDFKKGKKIEIDGAPCEILECSHYKPGKGGAFMRTKYRNLLTGSVVEQNFRSGIKFPKPDLEVREMQYLYNEGESYAFMDMTTFEQISVPHDLIGEKGGYLKEAQAYKVMLYQGRPLDLEMSGSVILEVTMTDPGMKGDTVTGASKPATLETGIVVNVPLFVEIGTKIKVNTETGEYLGRE, encoded by the coding sequence ATGTTAGCTACGAGTGATTTCAAGAAAGGCAAGAAGATAGAGATTGACGGCGCACCGTGCGAGATTCTGGAGTGCAGTCATTACAAGCCGGGCAAGGGTGGTGCGTTCATGCGCACCAAGTACCGCAACCTGCTCACCGGATCGGTGGTCGAGCAGAATTTCCGTTCCGGGATCAAATTTCCCAAGCCGGATCTGGAAGTCCGGGAAATGCAGTACCTCTACAATGAAGGCGAAAGTTATGCCTTCATGGATATGACAACCTTCGAGCAGATTTCCGTTCCCCACGATCTCATCGGTGAAAAGGGCGGCTACCTGAAAGAGGCTCAGGCCTACAAGGTCATGCTGTATCAAGGTCGTCCGCTTGATCTGGAAATGTCAGGCTCCGTTATCCTGGAAGTGACCATGACCGATCCCGGCATGAAGGGCGACACGGTTACCGGCGCCTCCAAACCCGCGACCCTGGAGACGGGGATCGTGGTCAACGTCCCGCTTTTCGTCGAGATTGGAACCAAGATCAAGGTCAATACGGAAACGGGCGAATATCTCGGCCGCGAATAG
- a CDS encoding DUF1653 domain-containing protein has protein sequence MSSSGDKNETLLLPGRYRHFKGEEYEVLDVARHSEGLEDMVVYRPLYNDTGLWVRPLSMFTELLERNGKTQPRFTFLDEA, from the coding sequence ATGTCCAGTTCCGGCGACAAGAACGAAACCCTGCTGCTGCCCGGTCGTTACCGGCATTTCAAGGGAGAAGAATACGAGGTCCTGGATGTGGCCAGACACAGCGAGGGCCTTGAGGACATGGTGGTGTACCGCCCACTCTACAACGACACGGGCCTGTGGGTGCGCCCGCTGTCCATGTTCACGGAACTCCTCGAGCGGAACGGAAAAACGCAGCCACGTTTCACCTTCCTGGACGAAGCCTGA
- a CDS encoding CinA family protein: protein MELDVETMVGRLGESLLLQGAHMATAESCTGGLLASTLTDVAGSSRWFEGGVVAYDNRVKMRLLGVPEEILIRHGAVSQACVESMVKGVCELMKVPVALAISGVAGPGGGTPEKPVGLVWMAWRINHRIWSREFRFQGSRREIKQASVREAVLGLL from the coding sequence ATGGAACTTGATGTGGAAACCATGGTCGGCCGACTTGGAGAATCCCTGCTTCTTCAGGGAGCCCATATGGCCACGGCCGAGTCCTGCACCGGGGGGTTGCTCGCAAGCACCCTGACGGATGTGGCGGGAAGTTCGCGCTGGTTCGAAGGCGGAGTCGTGGCCTATGACAACCGCGTCAAGATGCGTCTGCTCGGCGTACCCGAAGAGATACTGATCCGCCATGGCGCAGTCAGTCAGGCTTGCGTTGAGAGCATGGTCAAGGGCGTGTGCGAGCTGATGAAGGTTCCCGTGGCCCTGGCCATCTCCGGCGTTGCCGGGCCGGGCGGCGGAACACCGGAGAAGCCGGTCGGACTGGTCTGGATGGCGTGGCGGATCAATCATCGGATCTGGAGCCGCGAATTCAGGTTTCAGGGCTCGCGCCGGGAGATCAAGCAGGCTAGCGTGCGCGAGGCTGTTTTGGGTCTGCTCTGA
- a CDS encoding type II 3-dehydroquinate dehydratase, with protein sequence MELVVINGPNLGFLGQRQPEIYGTEGMDALPGLVERLLGEDAGRIRLTLFQSNSEGALIDRLEEAWKIKSDGIVLNAGAYTHTSLALADCLAWTGLPCVEVHLSNVHARQSAMRHTSLIARHCIGAIAGFGIMSYALAVQALWQRLAVQP encoded by the coding sequence ATGGAGCTCGTGGTCATAAACGGGCCCAATCTGGGTTTTCTGGGACAGCGGCAGCCGGAAATATACGGAACCGAAGGTATGGACGCGCTCCCGGGCCTGGTTGAAAGATTGCTCGGAGAAGACGCGGGACGCATTCGCCTGACGCTGTTTCAGTCCAATTCCGAGGGCGCACTCATCGATCGTCTGGAAGAGGCGTGGAAGATCAAGAGCGACGGAATCGTCCTCAATGCCGGGGCGTACACCCACACCAGCCTTGCCTTGGCCGATTGCCTTGCCTGGACCGGGCTTCCCTGCGTCGAGGTCCATCTGAGCAACGTGCACGCCCGTCAGTCCGCCATGCGGCACACAAGTCTCATCGCGCGGCACTGCATAGGGGCTATTGCCGGTTTCGGCATTATGAGCTATGCGCTCGCAGTCCAGGCGCTTTGGCAGCGTCTGGCCGTCCAGCCCTGA
- a CDS encoding DNA translocase FtsK, protein MTKDGNKLVREICALVFACSLALVTLALYSFSPADPGFNHQAVAGHKTQNLVGTLGAYVAGGLVDLCGMAAWLWPVFFALAAAMLFFPNFRPHWLRWTGGIMLAILIPVWAHFAVLRLDLPGSGMIGGGFVGRTLYALLQRVFGNYGFVLVAVCLTLIAGRLLFGMSYHALMEKCAAWLAPLRRLFQGFRAWRAERFTQVPAPSSPQPQRSPVKPRKPVDETRREEPRIIPKPQPKTAKPATPVRAQTTQGSLPPIDLLAPVPASRISIPKAVLDRQSQALTACFADFGIQGEVQGVQPGPVITMFEFKPAPGVKVSRIANMSDDLALALKARAVRIVAPLPGRDTVGIEIPNEQRQIVYLREILDDPAFADTKAQLPLALGMDIQGVPKIADLAKMPHMLVAGATGAGKSVCLNCLLLSIVYKHDPEHVKLLLVDPKRIELAVYGTLPHLVHPVVTDMHLAKNALEWAVYEMEQRYEAMARTGVRHITTYNQKLAEMGDDRPEDMRDLKPFPYLVIVVDELADMMMTAAKEVEGSIVRLAQLARASGIHLILATQRPSVDVVTGIIKANFPSRIAFQVSSKHDSRTILDGIGAEYLLGHGDMLFKLSGGNIQRVHGAFVGDDEIARVVKYWEKQRPQRFELDFAEWNTAGESGGEGNGGSSDVLDDPKYAEAIDFVSDQGRASISMIQRRLRIGFNRAARFIEQMEMDGIIGPQDGSKPRLVRKKD, encoded by the coding sequence ATGACTAAAGACGGCAACAAGCTCGTACGGGAAATTTGTGCGCTGGTCTTTGCCTGTTCACTGGCACTTGTGACCCTGGCCCTGTATTCCTTTTCTCCCGCCGACCCCGGATTCAACCATCAGGCCGTGGCCGGTCACAAGACGCAGAACCTGGTCGGCACCCTGGGCGCATACGTGGCCGGAGGACTGGTCGATCTGTGTGGCATGGCGGCATGGCTGTGGCCCGTTTTCTTCGCCTTGGCTGCGGCGATGCTCTTTTTTCCGAATTTTCGGCCGCACTGGCTGCGCTGGACCGGCGGCATCATGCTGGCGATCCTGATTCCGGTCTGGGCGCATTTCGCGGTCCTGCGCCTGGACCTGCCCGGATCGGGAATGATCGGCGGAGGTTTTGTCGGGCGGACCCTGTATGCGCTGCTGCAGCGCGTCTTCGGCAATTACGGCTTCGTCCTCGTTGCAGTCTGCCTTACCCTCATCGCGGGCAGGTTGCTTTTTGGCATGTCGTACCACGCTCTGATGGAAAAGTGCGCGGCCTGGCTGGCTCCGTTGCGGCGTCTGTTTCAAGGATTTCGGGCCTGGCGGGCCGAACGCTTCACGCAGGTCCCGGCCCCATCCTCCCCGCAGCCTCAGCGCTCTCCCGTCAAACCGCGCAAACCCGTAGATGAGACGCGCAGGGAAGAACCCCGGATCATTCCCAAGCCCCAGCCCAAGACTGCAAAACCGGCGACTCCCGTCCGGGCGCAAACTACCCAGGGCAGCCTGCCTCCCATAGATCTTCTGGCCCCGGTTCCGGCCTCGCGCATTTCGATCCCCAAGGCAGTCCTGGACCGTCAGTCCCAGGCCCTGACCGCCTGCTTCGCCGACTTCGGCATTCAGGGCGAGGTACAGGGCGTGCAGCCCGGACCGGTCATCACCATGTTCGAGTTCAAGCCCGCGCCGGGCGTCAAGGTCAGCCGCATCGCCAATATGAGCGATGATCTGGCCCTGGCCCTGAAAGCCCGGGCCGTGCGCATCGTGGCCCCGCTGCCCGGACGCGACACGGTGGGCATCGAGATCCCCAACGAACAACGCCAGATCGTCTATCTGCGTGAAATCCTCGATGACCCGGCCTTCGCCGACACCAAGGCCCAGCTGCCCCTGGCCCTGGGCATGGACATTCAGGGCGTGCCCAAAATCGCCGATCTGGCCAAGATGCCGCACATGCTGGTGGCCGGCGCCACCGGCGCGGGCAAGTCCGTATGCCTGAACTGCCTGCTCCTGAGCATCGTCTACAAGCACGACCCGGAGCACGTGAAACTGCTGCTGGTCGATCCCAAACGCATCGAACTGGCCGTCTACGGAACTCTTCCGCATCTGGTCCATCCCGTGGTCACGGACATGCATCTGGCCAAGAACGCGCTGGAATGGGCGGTCTATGAAATGGAGCAGCGCTACGAGGCCATGGCCAGAACGGGCGTGCGGCACATCACCACCTACAACCAGAAGCTTGCCGAAATGGGTGACGACCGCCCCGAGGACATGCGCGATCTCAAACCCTTCCCCTATCTGGTCATCGTGGTCGACGAGCTGGCCGACATGATGATGACGGCGGCCAAGGAAGTGGAAGGCAGCATCGTGCGTCTGGCACAGCTGGCGCGCGCTTCGGGCATTCATCTCATCCTGGCCACCCAGCGCCCTTCCGTGGACGTGGTGACCGGCATCATCAAGGCCAACTTTCCCTCGCGCATCGCCTTTCAGGTCAGCTCCAAACATGACTCGCGGACCATCCTCGACGGCATCGGCGCGGAATATCTCCTCGGACACGGCGACATGCTCTTCAAGCTCAGCGGCGGCAACATACAGCGCGTGCACGGCGCTTTCGTGGGCGATGACGAGATCGCACGCGTGGTCAAATACTGGGAGAAACAACGCCCGCAGCGTTTCGAGCTGGATTTTGCCGAGTGGAACACGGCAGGCGAGAGCGGAGGCGAAGGCAACGGCGGGTCCAGCGACGTGCTCGACGACCCCAAGTACGCCGAGGCCATCGATTTCGTCTCCGACCAGGGCCGGGCTTCCATCTCCATGATCCAGCGCCGTCTGCGCATCGGCTTCAACCGCGCGGCCCGCTTCATCGAACAGATGGAAATGGATGGCATCATCGGACCACAGGACGGCAGCAAGCCCCGACTGGTGCGCAAGAAGGATTAG